Proteins encoded within one genomic window of Cytophagia bacterium CHB2:
- a CDS encoding FtsX-like permease family protein: MFRNYLKIALRQALKHKSYSLINVLGLAAGITCCLLILLYVQNELAFDDFHGKRARIYRINKIVHEEGGEVTHTAEMPGNFAPALVQDYPEVESAVRLRPWWDEMLVSYGEKKLKINHVVFTDSTFFDIFDFELVAGDRRQVLRAPLTAVITEETAQQFFGEADPIGQVLVGLFDMPLTVTGIAKKPPMRSHIQFNILISWSTSTNSAYAERFSWMNRWITQTAFTYALLAPGAEPQALAAKFPAFMQKYMARWADKYFPYLQPLADVHLKAANIPLQFQMNSNAGNIQTVYVLAIIAVLVLIIACINYMNLATARAARRAAEIGLRKAVGAEQRQLIWQFLGEAFALALLALMLAAVLVELLLPAFNRLTLRALVFEPLVNPALLLGMLGVALFVGLAAGSYPAFVLSSFQPIAVLKNGYTSRWQGVRSRKMLVVTQFCFSIFLIIATLVVYRQRDFMRTKNLGFEREQVVMLAIPSSTIRTQAHAFKTELLRHPNIISAAYASGGPGIGAMGFDILPEGRPLSARFAVPTVGVDFDFANTLGLEIASGRNFNTTFSTDSSAVLINETLARQLGWATPIGKRLALGTDNPQTLTVIGVVKDFHIRSVHQKIEPVLLYITDRRFNHLSVKLAGNDLPETLQYLAATWARFETRHPFEYKFLDQTFEQYYLSEERLTQTLGVFAVLAIAIACLGLFGLAAYVAEQRTKEIGIRKVLGASLAGIVSLLSKDFVKLVLLANMLAWPIGWYAMNRWLQNFSYRIEIGWGIFAFAGGLAVVIALATVSTQAIRAALANPVEALRYE; the protein is encoded by the coding sequence ATGTTTAGAAATTATCTCAAAATCGCGCTGCGCCAAGCCTTGAAGCACAAAAGCTATTCGCTGATCAACGTCCTCGGACTGGCTGCGGGCATCACCTGTTGCCTGCTGATTCTTCTTTATGTGCAGAACGAACTGGCGTTCGACGATTTTCACGGCAAGCGTGCGCGTATTTATCGCATCAATAAAATCGTGCACGAGGAAGGCGGCGAGGTGACACACACCGCAGAGATGCCCGGCAACTTCGCGCCGGCGCTGGTGCAGGATTATCCCGAAGTGGAAAGTGCCGTGCGCCTGCGGCCGTGGTGGGATGAGATGTTGGTGAGTTACGGCGAGAAAAAGCTGAAAATCAATCACGTTGTCTTTACCGATTCAACCTTCTTCGACATTTTCGATTTTGAACTGGTTGCCGGCGACCGCCGGCAGGTGTTGCGCGCGCCGCTGACGGCGGTTATCACGGAGGAAACGGCGCAACAATTTTTCGGCGAGGCTGATCCCATTGGACAAGTGTTGGTCGGTTTGTTCGACATGCCGCTGACCGTGACCGGCATCGCGAAGAAACCGCCGATGCGCTCGCATATTCAATTCAACATTTTGATCTCATGGTCGACTTCAACCAACTCGGCATATGCCGAACGCTTCAGTTGGATGAATCGTTGGATCACGCAAACCGCCTTCACGTATGCGCTGCTCGCGCCCGGGGCTGAACCGCAGGCGCTTGCAGCAAAATTTCCAGCGTTCATGCAAAAATACATGGCGCGCTGGGCCGATAAGTATTTCCCCTATTTGCAGCCTCTGGCGGACGTGCATCTCAAAGCGGCAAACATTCCGCTGCAATTTCAAATGAACAGCAATGCCGGCAATATTCAAACAGTTTATGTTTTGGCGATCATCGCGGTTTTGGTTTTGATCATCGCCTGCATCAACTATATGAATCTGGCCACGGCGCGGGCGGCGCGCCGCGCCGCGGAGATTGGATTGCGCAAAGCCGTGGGCGCTGAACAGCGCCAACTCATTTGGCAGTTTTTGGGAGAAGCATTTGCGCTCGCGCTGCTTGCGTTGATGCTCGCCGCGGTTCTGGTCGAATTGCTTCTGCCTGCGTTCAACCGTTTGACGCTGCGTGCGCTGGTGTTCGAACCTCTGGTCAATCCGGCGCTCCTGCTCGGCATGTTGGGCGTGGCGCTGTTTGTGGGATTGGCCGCGGGCAGTTATCCCGCATTTGTTTTGTCCTCTTTTCAACCCATTGCTGTGCTCAAGAACGGATATACAAGCCGCTGGCAGGGTGTGCGCTCGCGCAAGATGCTGGTGGTGACGCAATTTTGCTTTTCGATTTTTTTGATCATCGCCACGCTTGTCGTTTATCGGCAGCGCGATTTCATGCGCACAAAAAACTTGGGCTTTGAACGGGAGCAAGTCGTCATGCTGGCGATCCCAAGCTCGACCATTCGCACGCAGGCTCATGCTTTTAAAACTGAATTGTTGCGGCACCCCAATATCATCTCGGCGGCTTATGCCAGCGGTGGTCCGGGCATCGGCGCCATGGGCTTTGACATTTTGCCCGAAGGCCGGCCGCTGTCAGCGCGCTTCGCGGTTCCCACCGTCGGCGTGGATTTCGATTTTGCCAATACCCTCGGACTTGAAATTGCCAGCGGCCGCAATTTTAATACAACTTTTTCCACGGATTCTTCTGCGGTATTGATCAATGAGACGCTGGCAAGACAACTCGGCTGGGCGACGCCGATCGGAAAGCGCCTGGCCTTGGGCACGGATAACCCGCAGACGTTGACGGTGATTGGCGTGGTGAAAGATTTTCACATTCGCTCGGTGCATCAAAAAATCGAACCGGTGTTGCTGTACATCACTGACCGGCGCTTCAACCATCTCAGCGTCAAGCTGGCGGGAAACGATCTGCCTGAAACGCTGCAATATCTCGCGGCCACGTGGGCGCGTTTTGAGACGAGGCATCCGTTTGAGTACAAGTTTCTTGATCAAACCTTCGAACAATATTATTTGTCCGAAGAACGTTTGACGCAAACGCTGGGGGTTTTTGCCGTGCTCGCCATTGCCATTGCCTGTCTTGGCCTCTTTGGCCTTGCGGCTTATGTCGCCGAGCAGCGCACCAAAGAGATCGGCATACGCAAAGTCCTGGGCGCTTCGCTTGCGGGCATTGTCAGTTTGCTCTCGAAAGATTTTGTCAAATTGGTGTTGCTCGCGAATATGCTGGCGTGGCCGATTGGCTGGTACGCGATGAACAGGTGGCTGCAAAATTTTTCGTATCGCATCGAAATCGGTTGGGGGATTTTTGCTTTTGCTGGCGGATTGGCGGTGGTGATTGCACTGGCGACGGTGAGTACGCAAGCGATTAGAGCCGCGCTGGCGAATCCGGTGGAGGCACTGAGGTACGAATGA